The DNA region TACGAACACTACAAATTTGAACTGCGGCAGGCCGAATCTGCCTACCGTATGGTCATTACCAAATACAAAACACAATGGCAAACCGAAGCCAACAACCTGCGCAATGAACTGCAGCAGCTTGGCGGACAGCAGGTAGAGCTCAACGAGCAAAAAAAGCAGTACACACTTAAAGCGCCCATAGATGGTTCGATACAGAACCTGAGCGGTGTCCAGGTAGGCGCGTACCTGTTTGCCAATCAGAAAATCGCTGAAATATCGCCCGATGGCGGACTTACCGCCTTTTGTTATGTCAGGCCTTCAGACATCGGACTGATACGGAAGGGACAGCGGGTGCGCCTCCAGATCGATGCTTATAACTATAACCAATGGGGACTGGCAGAAGGCAAAGTACTCGACATCTCCGACGATATCATTATCGTGAACAACAACCAGCCCGTATTTAAGGTCAGGTGTGTCCTGAATAAAAATTACCTGGCACTCAAAAACGGCTATAAAGGTTACCTGAAAAAAGGGATGAGCTTTACCGCGCGCTTTACCGTAACCGAACGCAGCTTATACCAGCTGCTTTACGACAAGGTAGACGATTGGGTAAACCCTAACCTGGGTACAAAAATATAAAGGGCCCATGAGCAAAAATGTAAAACAACGCGACATTACTGATTGCGGGGCCGCATGCCTGGTCTCCGTTGCAGCACACCATAAACTAAACCTGCCCGTTGCCCGGATCAGGCAGTTGGCGGGAACAGATAAAAAAGGCACCACCGTGCTGGGCATAGTAGAAGCCGCCCAAAAACTTGGCTTTGAGGCCAAAGGGGTGAAAGGCAGCTTCGAAAGCCTGTTTAAAATACCAACACCTGCCATCGCACATGTGGTGGTCAAGGGCATCCTGCAGCATTTTGTGGTCATCGAAAAGGCCGATAAAAGGTTTATACACATCATGGACCCTATAGACGGACAAGTGCACCGCAAAAGCCATGAGGAATTTAAAGCAATCTGGACGGGGACCATGGTATTGCTGCTGCCTGCCGAACAATTTGAAACCGGCGACCAGGAGGTATCTGTACAAGGCCGTTTCTGGAACCTCATCAAACCCCATAAAAATGTCCTGGTGCAGGCCCTTTTTGGTGCAGTGGTATATACCATCCTGGGCCTGTCAACCTCCATATTCGTACAGAAGCTGGTCGATTTCGTATTGGTCGACAGCAACCGCAACCTGCTGAACCTGATGGGGCTCGCCATGGTCGTTATTCTTGTCCTGCAACTTTTCATTGGCACGGCAAAAACTGTTTTCACGCTAAAAACCGGGCAGATGATCGATGCCCAGCTCATACTGGGCTATTACAAACACCTGCTCAAACTGCCCCAGCAGTTTTTCGATACCATGCGCGTTGGTGAGATCATCTCCCGAATTAATGATGCGGTCAAAATCCGGGCATTTCTAAACGATGTCAGCATCAATTTCCTGGTCAATATCTTCATCGTGGTTTTTTCTTTCGTCATGATGTTTACCTATTACTGGAAACTGGCGCTCATTATGCTGTCTGTCATCCCGGTATACCTGGTCATTTACTTTTTCACCAACAGGCTCAACAAAAAGGCACAGCGAAAGCTAATGGAAGACTCTGCCGAGCTGGAATCGCAATTGGTGGAAAGCCTGAATTCCATTGGCACCATCAAGCGCTTCGGGCTGGAAGACCATGCCAATGAGAAAACCGAACTGCGCTTTGTTAAACTGCTTCAGACGGGATATACCTCCAACATAAACTCACTGTTATCCGGCACATCAGCCGAGCTAACCTCCCGTCTGCTAACCATCGTTCTGCTGTGGACCGGTGCCGGCTTTGTGCTCGAAAACATGCTTACCCCCGGCGAGCTGCTTTCCTTTTACACCCTGATCGGTTATTTTACCGGCCCGGTCTCTTCCCTTATTGGAATGAACAAAATTGTTCAGGATGCCATGATTGCGGCCGACAGGTTATTTGAGATCATGGACCTGGAGCGTGAAAACGACGAAAACCAGATCGAACTTAGCGCCGATAAAATCGGCGACATCCGTTTCGAGCATGTAGATTTCAGGTACGGTACCAGGCTCCATGTTTTTGAAGACCTGAGCCTGAGTATCCCCAATGGGAAATTCACAGCAATTGTTGGCGAAAGCGGCTCCGGAAAATCTACACTGATGGCCATACTTCAAAACATCTACCCCATTCAAAAGGGCAATGTGAGTATTGGCAAATACGATTTAAAATACATCAGCACGGCCTCCCTGCGTAAGGCAGTAGCCGTAGTACCTCAGCAAATTGATCTTTTTGCCGGAAATGTGATCGACAATATTGCCATTGGCGACTATGAGCCGGATATGCAAAAGATCCTTGATATTGCAGAACAGCTGGGCATTCTGGATTTCATAGAAACCCTTCCGGCCGGATTTCAGACTTACCTGGGCGAGAACGGAACCGCACTATCCGGCGGACAAAGGCAGCGCATAGCGATAGCCAGGGCTTTATACCGCAATCCTGAAATCCTGATCCTGGACGAGGCTACGTCCTCTCTGGATTCAGCATCAGAACAGTATGTACAACGGGCGATCGAACTTTTAAAAACCCGCAACAAAACCGTTATTGTCATTGCCCACCGTTTAAGCACCCTCAACAATGCAGATAAGATCATCGTACTGGATAAAGGCAGGGTGATCGAACAGGGAACGCATAATGAATTGCTGTACCTGCCGGGTTCAGCCTATGCTGCACTCTGGAAACTGCAGATGCCGCAGCTGCTGGTCAAAAACTAAATCAATTCAGCTGAATTACAGTGGGGAAGGCTGCCACCTCGCTTAAAAATTTTCCACTGGTTATCCAGTAATCGTCCAGTGATCGTCCAGTGATTGTCCAGTCTAAGCTGAATAATTACTGTTTAATTTTTAAACAATTAACAGTTGATTGTTGTTTTTTTAGGAACAGATGTGTCAGCTAAATTAAACTAATAAGTATGGGAATTTACAAAAACGGCCCACTAGGGCCATTCAAGGGCAAGATCGGCCCGCTTTTCGGTTATATTCTGCGAGGTAAAGGTGTCCTGCGGGCAGCACCTCACATTACCAAACCCCGATCCATTAAACAACTGGCTGTTCAGGAACGAATGGTTGTTTTGAGCCCGTTTTTAAACAGAATAAAAAAATACCTGGCGGTGGGCTTTGAACTTTCGGCCATTAAAAACGAAAACTCAGCCAACAATTCGGCAAAGTCCTACAACCTGAAACATGCCATTAAGGGAGTATACCCGGAACTGGAAATTGATTATCCCCAGGCCAGGCTTACAGAAGGCAGCCTTGAAATTCCGGAAAACGCAAGGGTTGAAGCTGTGGAAAACGGGTTTAAATTCAGCTGGGATTTTGATGAACTTGCTGAAAGGGGGCATTTCAACGATAAAACTATGCTGATGGCCTATTTCCCGGAATTGAAAGGGAGTGCTTACATGATCAGTGGGGCTGGAAGGCATCAACGCCAGGAAATTCTGGAAATAAACCCTGCTTTAAAGGGAAAAACAGCCGAGACCTATATCTCTTTTATAACAGACGACAGAAAATCCATTTCAAACAGCGTTTATACCGGCAGCATTACTTTTTAGCATGAATTCATTTTATTGAAAACCCTTTGCTTCTTTTTTCAGTTATTAAACTGATAAAAGATTGTCTGTATAATCAGCATAAATAGATGAAAGCAAATCCTTTTTTAATAGAACGGAACTTTAATGCTCCGATAAGCAAAGTTTGGGAGGCCATAACCGACACCGGTAAAATGAAGCACTGGTATTTTGACCTGGAAAAATTTAAACCGGAAGCAGGTTTCAATTTCCAGTTTCTTGCCGGCGATGACAAGAAAAAATACCTGCACATCTGTAAGGTTACCCAGGCAGAGGAAGGCAAGGTACTGGAATACAGCTGGAGTTATGACAATTATCCGGGGCAGTCCTGGGTAAAATTTGAATTGTTCGAAGCAGGCACAGGTACCAGGCTAAAACTTACCCATACCGGCATCGACAGCTTCCCTAAAGACGATCCTGCTTTTGCAAAAGAGAGTTTTGCAGCCGGCTGGACAGCCATTATCGGAACAAACTTAAAGAATTTCCTGGAGCAATAAATCGTTTAAACGCTTACATTGATGGCTTCCCAAAGCATATCTTTAAGCTGGGTGATCCCCTTTTGGGCTACAGAAGAAATAAAGATTGCAGGGATATTTTCAGGAAGTTCTTTTTTCATTTCTTCCATCAGTTCTTCATCCAGCATGTCTGATTTGGTAATGGCCAGCAGGTGCGGCTTTTGCATCAGCTCCGGATTGTAATCTTTCAGTTCCGATTTCAGGATTTCATATTCTGCTGCGATGCTCCGGTGCGTATCTGCAGGAACCATGAACAACAATACAGAATTGCGTTCTATATGGCGCAGAAACCGGTACCCCAGTCCCTTTCCTTTGGAAGCGCCTTCAATGATGCCGGGAATATCGGCCATAACGAACGATTTGCCGCCGCGGTAAGATACAATGCCCAGATTGGGTACCAGCGTGGTAAAAGGATAGTCTGCAATTTCAGGCTTGGCAGCAGAAAGCACCGACAACAGCGTAGATTTACCTGCATTTGGGAATCCTACCAGACCAACATCGGCCAGTACCTTAAGCTCCAGCACAACCCATTCTTCCCTGCCCGGCTCTCCGGGTTGGGCAAAGCGGGGTGTTTGCAGCGTAGGTGTTTTAAAATGCCAGTTGCCCAGTCCGCCACGCCCGCCAGGGGTAAGGATTTTGGTTTCCCCATCCTCGGTGATTTCAAAAATGGTGTGCCCGGTTTCGGCATCTTTGGCGATGGTACCCAGAGGTACTTCAAGGATTTCATCTTTACCCGATTTACCGGTTGATGTTCCGCTTGAACCAGGCTGCCCGTCGGGCGCAATAATATGTTTGCGGTATTTCAGGTGAAGCAGGGTCCAGAACTGGGAATTGCCCCTCAGGATGATGTGGCCACCGCGACCGCCGTCACCACCATCCGGACCGCCCGTGGCAGTCCGCACATCGCGGTGCAGGTGTGCAGAGCCTGCCCCTCCTTTACCGGAGCGGCAACATATCTTAACGTAATCTACAAAATTGGAACCCTGCGACATCGGTGGAATTAGTACTTATCTACTACTGCGCACAGATTGGCAAAGATATCTTCGATCTTACCGATCCCGTTTACCTTACTCAATTTCTGCTGTGCTTCGTAATAGGGCAAAACATGGATTGTTTTGTTGAAATATTCTTCAATACGTTTCTGCAGTTTATCGGCCTGGTCGTCTGCACGACCGGTTTCCAGCTGACGTTGTGCAATGCGTTTGGTCAGTTCTTCCTGGTCAACGTCCAATGCAATTACACCAGCTATGGCACTGCCTTTGCTTTCTAAAAACGCATCCAAAGCCTGCGCCTGCGGCACAGTACGAGGGAATCCATCAAATATAAATCCTTTGGCCTGTGGATTTCTATCCACTTCTTCCTCCAGCATAGCGATGGTGATTTCATCGGGTACCAGCTGTCCGTCGGCAATTAAAGCACTTACCTTTTGTCCAAGCGGAGTCTGGTTTTTAATGTGTGCCCTGAAAATGTCGCCTGTAGAGATGTGGAGCAATTGATATTTTTCAATCAATTTTTCAGATTGGGTGCCTTTGCCTGCACCCGGTGGGCCAAAGAGAACAAAATTCAACATTTGGGTTGTCTTTAAAGTTAAAAAGCCTTTAAGCATTGGCTTAAGGCCGTACAAATCAATTCATTATAACACTTCTATTTTCAATTCCCCCAGTCGAAAAAAAGAAAAAAAGCAGGTTAGTTTTGAGGCTGCAAATATATAACTATTAATTTATTATCTCCTTTTTTTTACAAAATACTCCCCTGCTGTCGCGTCTGAAGTTTTAAATATCTTAAGGCGCAATAATGGTAAACAGGTAAACTGCAAAAATTACCAGCAGTACAATACCCTGTAAAATATTGGTACGCCCGGTGGCCAGTGAAAGCATAATGGTAAACTGTGCCAGGAGCAGCAGTACGGTCGCTTTCATATCAATACCCAGGGTAATGCTCATGCCTGTAAAAATAGAAACAATAGCTACTGCCGGAATGGTTAAGCCAATACTGGCAAGGGCCGAGCCTAAAGCAAGGTTCAGGCTGGTCTGCAAGCGGTTCTTTTTAGCCGCCCTGTAAGCCGCAAGCCCTTCCGGCAGTAATACTACCGTAGCAATGATGATCCCTACCAATGATTTTGGTGCCCCAAAATTGACCACCGCATTTTCGATCTCAGGTGCAAGGGCCTTGGCCAGCAGCACAACTACCCCCAGGCACAGCAGCAACAAAAAGGTACTCAGCAAGGCCGTTTTGGTTGTTGGCGGCGCCGCATGGGTTTCTTCATTTCCATCTGCATCTGGTGGCAGGAAGAAATCACGGTGCCTGATGGTCTGCACCATCACGAAGGCACCATACAGCACCAGGCATATGACAGCTACAAAGATGAGCTGGGCCGAAGAATATTGCGGGCCCGGTGTAGTGGTGGTATAATTGGGCAGGATGAGTGTAAGTACCAGAATGGCCGTAAGCGTAACCAGTGCTGCACTTACACCGGGCAAACTAAATACCTGTTCTTTGAACCTGGCACCACCAGCCAGCAGACACAAACCAATGATCCCTGTCAGAATGATCATGACCGCGGCAAGGACGGTATCGCGGGCAAGTACAGCCACATCCGGCCCGCCTGTAAGCATGAGCGAAACAATCAGTGCCACCTCTATAATGGTGATGGCCAGTGCCAGGAGCAAAGTACCGAAAGGCTCACCTACCCTATGGGCAACAACCTCTGCATGATGTACCGCAGCAAGTACAGCGGCAATCAGCACGGCGGCAAGAAAAAAAGTATAAAAAATGCCCAGATCTAATGAGATTGCGAAATAGGCAAGCCATGCAATTACCGGGGCAATAATGGTCCATAAAGGCAGGGGTATTTTTTTTATCATCAGAAAGGGGGTTTAAGTAAAACTGGAAATCGCTCCAAACGCTGCAATTATTATGCTAAATATAACAACCAGACTGTAGCGTTTCATAAATTTTACACGTCTTAAGCTAAAAAAACCAAATGATCATGTATAAAATTGCTTACGTCCTGTTTTGCGCTATCGTATTTATTGCCTGCCATAAAAAAGAAGACCCTTCCGAATGTGAGCCAAGGATGTGTACTGAAGAATTCCGTTCACTGCTGATCAGCTTTACCGATAAAGATGGAAAAGGGGTTGCCGTGAAAGATTACAGCGTGATCAACATGAGCACCGGGGAACTGATCAAAACCCGGGTAGTGGCCAGCCTTACCCTCATTGCCGGAACCTTTGTGGTTATAGACGACACTCAGCGCAGTAAAGTATCAAGCGCAGGCGATGAACTGAAGATTACGGGTACTTACGAAGCCACCGGGCAGACCAAATCAGCTATTGTTAAAGTTTCAGGCGGAAAATGTGCCTGTCATATAGAGAAAATTTCAGGACCTGAAAAGATCGTTTTCGATTAACTGATCAACGTTTTTTGGGCAATACAACCACATTAAAAATAACCGGATTTAGCGGCACGTCATTTTTATCTGCAGCCACCGAATTAATGGCGTCCGCTACTTCCATTCCTTCCGTAATTTCGCCAAATATGGTATAATCGCCATCCAGATGCGGCGTACCCCCTGTTTTTTTATAAACCTCACGCTGCGCTGCCGGGATTTTCCGGTTCTTTTTCTTTTCCAGGGCATCCAGCTGGGCATCGCTCTGTTTTTTACCAGCCACCAGATAGATCTGTGTAAAATAGGAAGCCTTTTCAGGGTTATCGTCGCGCCCCGCACCTAAAGTCCCTTTTTTATGGAACAGGTTGGGTTTAAGCTCGGCAGGAAACCGGGGTGCCTGTTTTTTAGGGTCACGTTTTTCCCGGTTCAATATGGTATCGTCCAGCTCTCCGCCCTGACTTACAAAATCTTTGATCACCCTATTAAACAGGGCATTTTTATAGCTTCCTTTTTTCACTTCTTTCAGGAACATGTCCCTGTGCCTGGGCGTTTCATCATACAGCATTACGGTAATATTGCCTTTGTTGGTCACGAAACGCACTGAAGTGGATTGTGCGGAAAGCATTTGCGATAAGCACAATAAAGCAGGTAAAAAGAATAGCTTTTTCATAAGGGGTATGCGGTGTCGCTTTTAATTTCCGACATCACGAATGAAGTCTGGATGGTACTGATACTCGATAAGGTGGCCAGCTTCTCATTATAAAACAGGTTATAATCGTCCATGTCACGCGTTGCAATCCTCAGGATAAAATCAAATGCCCCCGTCATCTGAAAGCACTCCATTACTTCCTCGAATTTTGCGACTTCTTCTTTAAACTCTTTTAAGCACTCTTTGGTATGGGATTTCAGCAGCACCTGCGAAAATGCAATATGGCTCCTTTCTATTTTCCTATTGTCCAGCACGGCAACAACACGCTTGATATAGCCATTTTCTTTTAACCGCCTGATCCGTGCATGCGTTGTGGCTATGGATTTATTCACCTTGCCTGCTACTGCTTCATTGCTTTGAGCAGCATCTTTCTGCAAGATCTGTAGTATTTTGATGTCAACTTCATCTAAACCTGTAGCCATGAAAGTAGATTCTAAATTTTAACGTATCAAACAAATCTACGGAAAATCAGCACAGTCCCGGCAGATAATATGAAGGAATATTATACCGCTGAAACTTCCTTCTTTTGTAACAGTGATGCTGTAATCTCTACTGCCCTGGTAATTTCTGCCTCGGTAGTGTACTTACTGAAAGAAAAACGCAGGGTAGCACAGGCCCCGGCTTTACCAATTGCTTTCATCACGTGAGAACCGCCATCACCACTGGAACAGGCACTTCCGCCAGACACGCACACACCTTTCATATCAAACAGGGTTACCAGGAAATCGCTTTGCTCACTTAATGGGAAACAAACGCTCAATACGGTATATAGTGAATTTTCAGGATTGTTAAAAGAAACGCCCGGAACCGCTGCAGCCAGTTGTTTCCTCATCAGCTGATTCAGTTGCGCAATGTATTGGCTGTCCTGTGCGTAATTGGCTGTGGCCAGTTCAAGCGCTTTGGCAAATCCGATGATGCCAGAAACATTTTCTGTTCCTGCACGCAGTTTCCGCTCCTGCCCGCCTCCAAAAATCAAAGGATAGGCCTTGATCTCCTCACTCACATACAGCAAGCCTGTACCTTTAGGTCCGTGAAATTTATGTCCTGTTGCCGAAGCAAAATGTACTCCGCATTCTTTTAGATTGATGGGGTAGTGGCCAATGGTTTGCACACAATCGGAATGGAACAAGGCATCATTTGCCTTGCAAAGCTTGCCGACCAGAGAGATGTCGAGCAGGCTTCCAATTTCGTTATTGGCATGCATCAATGTCACAAGACACTTTTTACCCAGTTTGGATTGGGTGGAAAGCTGCATTTCCAGGTTCGCATAATCTACCTCACCACTTTCGGTAAGTTTCACATACGAAAAT from Pedobacter africanus includes:
- a CDS encoding HlyD family secretion protein, giving the protein MSIPRYATETISGTALAYRAKISRSSQLIYVVTLVMVLLILTALPLIKTPISVKSTGLMQSAVEKSELIVPVNGRLIDLKLKDNKRVKQGETLLIIDAALAKQQGAIVQNRQGQIGQFLQDIRMLLIYMNRNGYSYPQLQTGQYTASWQQFAQELENARIVKNQAENTFSRYNRLFQNKALTESEYEHYKFELRQAESAYRMVITKYKTQWQTEANNLRNELQQLGGQQVELNEQKKQYTLKAPIDGSIQNLSGVQVGAYLFANQKIAEISPDGGLTAFCYVRPSDIGLIRKGQRVRLQIDAYNYNQWGLAEGKVLDISDDIIIVNNNQPVFKVRCVLNKNYLALKNGYKGYLKKGMSFTARFTVTERSLYQLLYDKVDDWVNPNLGTKI
- a CDS encoding peptidase domain-containing ABC transporter, translated to MSKNVKQRDITDCGAACLVSVAAHHKLNLPVARIRQLAGTDKKGTTVLGIVEAAQKLGFEAKGVKGSFESLFKIPTPAIAHVVVKGILQHFVVIEKADKRFIHIMDPIDGQVHRKSHEEFKAIWTGTMVLLLPAEQFETGDQEVSVQGRFWNLIKPHKNVLVQALFGAVVYTILGLSTSIFVQKLVDFVLVDSNRNLLNLMGLAMVVILVLQLFIGTAKTVFTLKTGQMIDAQLILGYYKHLLKLPQQFFDTMRVGEIISRINDAVKIRAFLNDVSINFLVNIFIVVFSFVMMFTYYWKLALIMLSVIPVYLVIYFFTNRLNKKAQRKLMEDSAELESQLVESLNSIGTIKRFGLEDHANEKTELRFVKLLQTGYTSNINSLLSGTSAELTSRLLTIVLLWTGAGFVLENMLTPGELLSFYTLIGYFTGPVSSLIGMNKIVQDAMIAADRLFEIMDLERENDENQIELSADKIGDIRFEHVDFRYGTRLHVFEDLSLSIPNGKFTAIVGESGSGKSTLMAILQNIYPIQKGNVSIGKYDLKYISTASLRKAVAVVPQQIDLFAGNVIDNIAIGDYEPDMQKILDIAEQLGILDFIETLPAGFQTYLGENGTALSGGQRQRIAIARALYRNPEILILDEATSSLDSASEQYVQRAIELLKTRNKTVIVIAHRLSTLNNADKIIVLDKGRVIEQGTHNELLYLPGSAYAALWKLQMPQLLVKN
- a CDS encoding DUF6266 family protein; this translates as MGIYKNGPLGPFKGKIGPLFGYILRGKGVLRAAPHITKPRSIKQLAVQERMVVLSPFLNRIKKYLAVGFELSAIKNENSANNSAKSYNLKHAIKGVYPELEIDYPQARLTEGSLEIPENARVEAVENGFKFSWDFDELAERGHFNDKTMLMAYFPELKGSAYMISGAGRHQRQEILEINPALKGKTAETYISFITDDRKSISNSVYTGSITF
- a CDS encoding SRPBCC family protein codes for the protein MKANPFLIERNFNAPISKVWEAITDTGKMKHWYFDLEKFKPEAGFNFQFLAGDDKKKYLHICKVTQAEEGKVLEYSWSYDNYPGQSWVKFELFEAGTGTRLKLTHTGIDSFPKDDPAFAKESFAAGWTAIIGTNLKNFLEQ
- the obgE gene encoding GTPase ObgE is translated as MSQGSNFVDYVKICCRSGKGGAGSAHLHRDVRTATGGPDGGDGGRGGHIILRGNSQFWTLLHLKYRKHIIAPDGQPGSSGTSTGKSGKDEILEVPLGTIAKDAETGHTIFEITEDGETKILTPGGRGGLGNWHFKTPTLQTPRFAQPGEPGREEWVVLELKVLADVGLVGFPNAGKSTLLSVLSAAKPEIADYPFTTLVPNLGIVSYRGGKSFVMADIPGIIEGASKGKGLGYRFLRHIERNSVLLFMVPADTHRSIAAEYEILKSELKDYNPELMQKPHLLAITKSDMLDEELMEEMKKELPENIPAIFISSVAQKGITQLKDMLWEAINVSV
- a CDS encoding adenylate kinase, encoding MLNFVLFGPPGAGKGTQSEKLIEKYQLLHISTGDIFRAHIKNQTPLGQKVSALIADGQLVPDEITIAMLEEEVDRNPQAKGFIFDGFPRTVPQAQALDAFLESKGSAIAGVIALDVDQEELTKRIAQRQLETGRADDQADKLQKRIEEYFNKTIHVLPYYEAQQKLSKVNGIGKIEDIFANLCAVVDKY
- a CDS encoding calcium:proton antiporter → MIKKIPLPLWTIIAPVIAWLAYFAISLDLGIFYTFFLAAVLIAAVLAAVHHAEVVAHRVGEPFGTLLLALAITIIEVALIVSLMLTGGPDVAVLARDTVLAAVMIILTGIIGLCLLAGGARFKEQVFSLPGVSAALVTLTAILVLTLILPNYTTTTPGPQYSSAQLIFVAVICLVLYGAFVMVQTIRHRDFFLPPDADGNEETHAAPPTTKTALLSTFLLLLCLGVVVLLAKALAPEIENAVVNFGAPKSLVGIIIATVVLLPEGLAAYRAAKKNRLQTSLNLALGSALASIGLTIPAVAIVSIFTGMSITLGIDMKATVLLLLAQFTIMLSLATGRTNILQGIVLLVIFAVYLFTIIAP
- a CDS encoding peptidylprolyl isomerase, with amino-acid sequence MKKLFFLPALLCLSQMLSAQSTSVRFVTNKGNITVMLYDETPRHRDMFLKEVKKGSYKNALFNRVIKDFVSQGGELDDTILNREKRDPKKQAPRFPAELKPNLFHKKGTLGAGRDDNPEKASYFTQIYLVAGKKQSDAQLDALEKKKNRKIPAAQREVYKKTGGTPHLDGDYTIFGEITEGMEVADAINSVAADKNDVPLNPVIFNVVVLPKKR
- a CDS encoding Lrp/AsnC family transcriptional regulator, which translates into the protein MATGLDEVDIKILQILQKDAAQSNEAVAGKVNKSIATTHARIRRLKENGYIKRVVAVLDNRKIERSHIAFSQVLLKSHTKECLKEFKEEVAKFEEVMECFQMTGAFDFILRIATRDMDDYNLFYNEKLATLSSISTIQTSFVMSEIKSDTAYPL
- a CDS encoding cysteine desulfurase family protein; this encodes MEQPIYLDNAATTALDAEVLNAMLPYMQQHFGNPSSAYSLGRNVKSAIEEARKNIGTILGVKPSTLIFTSGGTESNNMAIAMAVNELRCTHIITSPIEHHAVLHTVEHYAHSRNITFSYVKLTESGEVDYANLEMQLSTQSKLGKKCLVTLMHANNEIGSLLDISLVGKLCKANDALFHSDCVQTIGHYPINLKECGVHFASATGHKFHGPKGTGLLYVSEEIKAYPLIFGGGQERKLRAGTENVSGIIGFAKALELATANYAQDSQYIAQLNQLMRKQLAAAVPGVSFNNPENSLYTVLSVCFPLSEQSDFLVTLFDMKGVCVSGGSACSSGDGGSHVMKAIGKAGACATLRFSFSKYTTEAEITRAVEITASLLQKKEVSAV